A genomic segment from Janibacter sp. DB-40 encodes:
- a CDS encoding L-threonylcarbamoyladenylate synthase, protein MATFVEVHPDDPQPHRVGKVVERLREGALVAFPTDSGYALGGRLDDQEIKDRIRDIRKLDDKHHYTLLCADFAQLGQLVHIDNSVFRAVKAATPGPYTFILPATKEVPRRLLHQKKKTVGVRIPSHPLSQALLDGLGDPMLISTLLLPGEEKTPTFGWDVKEALDHQVDIVIDAGEVTTEPTTVVDLSGDGAEIARRGAGDPTPFE, encoded by the coding sequence ATGGCCACTTTTGTCGAAGTTCACCCGGACGATCCGCAACCGCACAGGGTCGGGAAGGTGGTCGAGCGTCTGCGCGAGGGCGCGCTCGTCGCCTTTCCCACCGATTCCGGCTATGCCCTGGGCGGACGCCTCGACGACCAGGAGATCAAGGACCGCATCCGCGACATCCGCAAGCTCGACGACAAGCACCACTACACGCTGCTGTGCGCGGACTTCGCGCAGCTGGGCCAGCTCGTCCACATCGACAACTCGGTCTTCCGGGCGGTCAAGGCGGCCACCCCCGGGCCGTACACCTTCATCCTCCCGGCGACGAAGGAGGTGCCCCGCCGCCTGCTCCACCAGAAGAAGAAGACGGTGGGGGTGCGCATCCCCAGCCACCCGCTGTCCCAGGCGCTCCTCGACGGCCTCGGCGACCCGATGCTCATCTCCACCCTGCTCCTGCCGGGCGAGGAGAAGACCCCGACTTTCGGCTGGGACGTCAAGGAGGCCCTCGACCACCAGGTCGACATCGTCATCGACGCCGGTGAGGTGACCACCGAGCCGACCACCGTCGTCGACCTCTCCGGGGACGGCGCCGAGATCGCCCGCCGCGGGGCGGGCGACCCGACCCCCTTCGAGTGA
- a CDS encoding OsmC family protein: protein MAADETPENESTGGTGPGHRSVELTRESLGRYEIRNARGGTITIGDGSTDDFTPVELLLAALAGCSSVDVDHITSRRAEPESFVVAAEGEKTSTPEAGNHLTDLRVTFRLGFPEGDAGDAARAAFPRSVAQSRDRLCSVSRTVQLGMPVTMTAEDS, encoded by the coding sequence ATGGCTGCTGACGAGACGCCCGAGAACGAGTCGACCGGTGGTACCGGTCCCGGTCACCGCAGCGTGGAGCTGACGCGGGAGTCGCTGGGGCGCTACGAGATCCGCAATGCCCGTGGGGGCACGATCACCATCGGCGACGGCAGCACCGACGACTTCACCCCGGTCGAGCTCCTCCTGGCCGCGCTCGCGGGGTGCAGCTCCGTCGACGTCGACCACATCACCTCCCGCCGGGCGGAGCCGGAGAGCTTCGTCGTCGCCGCCGAGGGGGAGAAGACCTCGACGCCGGAGGCCGGGAACCACCTGACGGACCTCCGGGTCACCTTCCGTCTCGGCTTCCCCGAGGGTGACGCCGGTGACGCGGCCCGCGCGGCCTTCCCCCGCTCCGTCGCCCAGTCCCGGGACCGGCTGTGCTCCGTCTCCCGCACGGTCCAGCTGGGCATGCCGGTGACCATGACCGCAGAGGATTCGTAG
- a CDS encoding mechanosensitive ion channel yields the protein MDFLKDTDWGSLLGTVLAAIAILVVTWIVALVVKKLFTKLATKVPALQKAGADGSSIGATLGSIGSLLVWMFGLVALLQLLGLSAALAPIQSLLDGVLGFLPNLIGAIVVFVVGALLAKVVRQLVETALGAVPFEKWFSTAESKASSIPGSPTARPEGATPPPPNARPAEDGVGDSIPKVVGIVLYALIMIVVAIAALQILGIRSISQPAEQMLQTIFDAIPNIIAAGIMLALGVFIARFAGDLLRQLLDGLGVDRQLASVDVLPEGTRVVPTIAKIVQIAIVLFFAVMAAQLLNFPQITNFLSEVIELGGRVIFGAAIIAAGFFIANLLARMLSGVGASIVKYATIVLFVAMGLKYMGIADSIIELGFGALVVGGAAAAALAFGLGGRDQAARQLERLSAKAEARSHEDRHQL from the coding sequence ATGGATTTCCTCAAGGACACTGATTGGGGGTCACTGCTCGGCACGGTCCTCGCAGCGATCGCCATCCTGGTGGTCACGTGGATCGTCGCGCTGGTCGTGAAGAAGCTGTTCACCAAGCTCGCGACCAAGGTGCCCGCCCTGCAGAAGGCCGGCGCCGACGGCAGCAGCATCGGCGCGACCCTCGGTTCGATCGGTTCCCTCCTGGTCTGGATGTTCGGCCTCGTGGCCCTGCTCCAGCTCCTCGGCCTGAGCGCTGCGCTCGCGCCGATCCAGTCGCTGCTCGACGGTGTCCTCGGCTTCCTGCCGAACCTCATCGGCGCGATCGTCGTCTTCGTCGTCGGCGCGCTCCTGGCGAAGGTCGTGCGCCAGCTCGTCGAGACGGCGCTGGGCGCGGTCCCGTTCGAGAAGTGGTTCAGCACGGCGGAGTCCAAGGCCAGCAGCATCCCCGGCAGCCCGACCGCACGCCCTGAGGGCGCCACCCCGCCCCCGCCGAACGCCCGGCCCGCGGAGGACGGCGTCGGCGACTCCATCCCGAAGGTCGTCGGCATCGTCCTGTACGCGCTGATCATGATCGTCGTGGCGATCGCCGCCCTGCAGATCCTGGGCATCAGGTCCATCTCGCAGCCGGCGGAGCAGATGCTGCAGACGATCTTCGACGCGATCCCGAACATCATCGCGGCCGGCATCATGCTCGCCCTGGGCGTGTTCATCGCCCGCTTCGCCGGGGACCTGCTCCGGCAGCTCCTCGACGGCCTCGGCGTCGACCGTCAGCTGGCGTCCGTGGACGTCCTGCCCGAGGGCACCCGGGTCGTCCCGACCATCGCCAAGATCGTCCAGATCGCCATCGTGCTGTTCTTCGCCGTCATGGCGGCCCAGCTGTTGAACTTCCCGCAGATCACGAACTTCCTCAGCGAGGTCATCGAGCTCGGCGGCAGGGTCATCTTCGGTGCGGCGATCATCGCTGCCGGGTTCTTCATCGCCAACCTGCTGGCGAGGATGCTCTCCGGCGTCGGCGCGTCGATCGTCAAGTACGCCACGATCGTGCTCTTCGTCGCCATGGGCCTGAAGTACATGGGCATCGCCGACTCGATCATCGAGCTCGGCTTCGGCGCCCTCGTCGTCGGCGGCGCCGCGGCCGCGGCGCTGGCCTTCGGGCTGGGTGGTCGCGACCAGGCCGCCCGCCAGCTCGAGCGGCTCTCGGCCAAGGCCGAGGCGCGCTCGCACGAGGACCGTCACCAGCTGTGA
- a CDS encoding ArsO family NAD(P)H-dependent flavin-containing monooxygenase yields MRTDVDIAVIGGGQAGLACGYHLRRAGLDHVILDEQESSGGAWRAAWPSLRLFSSTAHSSLPGWPMPPHPETFPPVAHALDYLAEYERRYDLPVERPVRVTDVRSLDERLAVVTDRGVLRARYVINATGTWATPFVPRVDGALDFRGRQLHSAWYRGPTSFAGQRVAVVGGGNSGVQITSDLVDHARELSLVSARRLRFLPDDVDGRHLFAQATASLGEGDAEAEFVGNIVALPQVREARAKGALRLRAMFDRMTPQGAVIGREHLDLDAVIWCTGFRPALRHLRSLGLRTATGIPDVVDNRSVKDPRVCFVGYGDWTGPASATLIGVGRTAKALVATVAAELSD; encoded by the coding sequence ATGCGCACCGACGTCGACATCGCGGTCATCGGCGGTGGGCAGGCGGGGCTGGCGTGCGGGTACCACCTGCGACGAGCCGGTCTGGACCACGTCATCCTCGACGAGCAGGAGTCCTCCGGCGGTGCCTGGCGGGCCGCATGGCCCTCGCTGAGACTCTTCTCCTCGACGGCGCACTCCTCGCTGCCCGGCTGGCCGATGCCGCCGCACCCCGAGACCTTCCCGCCGGTCGCCCACGCACTGGACTACCTCGCCGAGTACGAGCGACGCTACGACCTGCCCGTCGAGCGTCCCGTGCGTGTCACGGACGTGCGGTCGCTCGACGAGCGCCTCGCGGTGGTGACCGACCGTGGGGTCCTGCGCGCGCGGTACGTCATCAACGCCACCGGCACCTGGGCCACCCCCTTCGTCCCGAGAGTGGATGGGGCGCTGGACTTCCGGGGCCGGCAGCTGCACAGCGCGTGGTACCGCGGCCCGACGTCCTTCGCAGGGCAACGCGTCGCGGTCGTCGGCGGGGGCAACTCCGGGGTGCAGATCACCTCGGACCTCGTCGACCACGCGCGGGAGCTCTCGCTCGTCTCCGCCCGACGACTGCGCTTCCTGCCCGACGACGTCGACGGCCGGCACCTCTTCGCCCAAGCCACCGCCAGCCTGGGGGAGGGCGACGCGGAGGCCGAGTTCGTCGGCAACATCGTCGCCCTGCCGCAGGTGCGGGAGGCGCGGGCGAAGGGGGCGTTGCGCCTGCGTGCGATGTTCGACCGGATGACGCCGCAGGGTGCCGTCATCGGTCGGGAGCACCTCGACCTGGACGCCGTGATCTGGTGCACCGGCTTCCGGCCGGCGCTGCGCCACCTCCGCTCCCTGGGGCTGCGCACCGCCACGGGCATCCCGGACGTGGTGGACAACCGCTCGGTCAAGGACCCGCGGGTGTGCTTCGTGGGGTACGGCGACTGGACCGGCCCGGCCTCCGCCACGCTCATCGGCGTGGGGCGGACGGCCAAGGCCCTCGTCGCCACCGTGGCGGCCGAGCTGTCGGACTGA
- a CDS encoding glutamate--cysteine ligase codes for MGKEVQTQSYTREERQRYREKVRQNLDVFERMLAESVFDDAVPLTGLEIELNLVDEDNQPAFVNDEVLESIADPDYQTELAQFNIELNVAPRPLPGDSALDLEATLRESLNRADAKAAERGARIVPIGILPTIREEHFLGEWISANNRYTALNDSIFTARGEDVVLDIEGPTGERLNTYAGSIAPESACTSVQLHLQVGPGQFADHWNAAQAISAAQVALAANSPYFFGKRLHAETRIALFSQATDTRPIELKNQGVRPRVFFGERWITSIFDLFEENVRYFPALLAEATDEDPAAVLDQGGTPQLGELNLHNGTVYRWNRPIYQPTEGKPHVRVENRVLPAGPTIIDVLANAAFYYGVVRTLAREDRPVWTRMSFPAAQANFEAAARDGLTARLYWPGLGQLTADELTVRHLLPMARQGLEDWGVSSRVITRYLDVIEGRCTSGVNGAVWQTECVRRLEEGGLERADALAEMVGLYRDHMSRNEPVHTWPLP; via the coding sequence ATGGGCAAGGAAGTCCAGACCCAGAGCTACACGCGCGAAGAGCGTCAGCGCTACCGCGAGAAGGTGCGCCAGAACCTCGACGTGTTCGAGCGGATGCTCGCCGAGAGCGTCTTCGACGACGCAGTGCCCCTGACCGGCCTGGAGATCGAGCTCAACCTCGTCGACGAGGACAACCAGCCGGCCTTCGTCAACGACGAGGTGCTCGAGTCGATCGCCGATCCCGACTACCAGACCGAGCTCGCGCAGTTCAACATCGAGCTCAACGTCGCGCCCCGGCCGCTACCGGGTGACTCGGCACTGGACCTCGAGGCCACCCTGCGCGAGTCCCTCAACCGCGCGGACGCGAAGGCCGCCGAGCGCGGCGCGCGCATCGTCCCGATCGGGATCCTCCCCACGATCCGCGAGGAGCACTTCCTGGGGGAGTGGATCAGCGCCAACAACCGCTACACAGCGCTCAACGACTCGATCTTCACCGCCCGCGGCGAGGACGTCGTCCTCGACATCGAGGGCCCGACGGGGGAGCGTCTGAACACCTATGCCGGCTCGATCGCCCCGGAGTCGGCCTGCACCTCGGTGCAGCTGCACCTGCAGGTGGGGCCGGGCCAGTTCGCCGACCACTGGAACGCCGCCCAGGCCATCTCCGCGGCGCAGGTGGCGCTCGCGGCCAACTCGCCGTACTTCTTCGGCAAGCGCCTGCACGCCGAGACGCGGATCGCGTTGTTCTCCCAGGCGACCGACACCCGGCCGATCGAGCTGAAGAACCAGGGCGTGCGGCCAAGGGTCTTCTTCGGCGAACGATGGATCACCTCGATCTTCGACCTCTTCGAGGAGAACGTGCGCTACTTCCCGGCGCTGCTGGCCGAGGCCACCGACGAGGACCCGGCCGCGGTCCTCGACCAGGGCGGCACCCCGCAGCTCGGCGAGCTCAACCTGCACAACGGCACCGTCTACCGGTGGAACCGGCCGATCTACCAACCCACCGAGGGCAAGCCCCACGTGCGCGTGGAGAACCGCGTCCTGCCGGCCGGGCCGACGATCATCGACGTCCTGGCCAATGCGGCCTTCTACTACGGCGTCGTCCGCACGCTCGCGCGCGAGGATCGCCCGGTGTGGACGCGGATGTCCTTCCCGGCCGCCCAGGCCAACTTCGAGGCCGCCGCCCGGGACGGACTGACCGCCCGACTGTACTGGCCCGGGCTCGGGCAGCTCACCGCCGACGAGCTGACCGTGCGTCACCTGCTGCCGATGGCGCGCCAGGGGTTGGAGGACTGGGGCGTCTCCTCGAGGGTCATCACGAGGTACCTCGACGTCATCGAGGGGCGGTGCACGTCCGGTGTCAACGGCGCCGTGTGGCAGACGGAGTGCGTCCGTCGCCTCGAGGAGGGCGGCCTCGAGCGCGCCGACGCCCTCGCCGAGATGGTCGGGCTCTACCGGGACCACATGAGCCGCAACGAGCCGGTCCACACCTGGCCATTACCCTGA
- a CDS encoding AMP-binding protein has product MTEPAQPSYTSGISDEPLLGDTIGANLERTTATHGAREALVDVPSGRRWTYDQLLADTDALAKGLMASGIAAGDRVGIWSPNCPEWTLLQYATARVGAILVNVNPAYRSHELTYVAKQSGMRMLVSATTHKTSDYRSMVEEVRPDLPSLTDVVYIGESSWDDLVAAGSRVTDEELAERGRGLGPDDPINIQYTSGTTGFPKGATLSHHNILNNGYFVGEMIGYTEQDRICIPVPFYHCFGMVMGNLAATSHGACMVIPAPSFDPVATLEAVAREQCTSLYGVPTMFIAELDLPDFADHDLSSLRTGIMAGSTCPVEVMKRVVAEMNMSEVAISYGMTETSPVSTMTRMDDDLTRRTETVGRSMPHIETKIVDPVTGVPLPRGEAGELCTRGYSVMLGYWEQPDKTAEAVDAARWMHTGDVATMDEHGYVTIVGRIKDLVIRGGENIYPREVEEFLYTHPAIADVQVVGVPDDTYGEELMAWVVLSPGTESLTAEEVREFATGKLAHYKIPRYVHVTDQFPMTVTGKVRKVEMRERANEILGRG; this is encoded by the coding sequence GTGACCGAACCCGCCCAGCCCTCGTACACCTCGGGGATCTCCGACGAGCCACTGCTCGGCGACACCATCGGGGCCAACCTCGAGCGCACCACGGCCACCCACGGCGCCCGGGAGGCGCTCGTCGACGTCCCGAGCGGTCGTCGCTGGACCTACGACCAGCTGCTCGCCGACACCGACGCGCTCGCCAAGGGTCTGATGGCCTCGGGGATCGCCGCCGGTGACCGCGTCGGCATCTGGTCGCCCAACTGCCCCGAGTGGACGCTGCTGCAGTACGCCACCGCCCGCGTCGGGGCCATCCTGGTCAACGTCAACCCGGCGTACCGCTCGCACGAGCTGACCTACGTGGCCAAGCAGTCGGGCATGCGGATGCTCGTCAGCGCCACCACGCACAAGACCTCCGACTACCGGTCGATGGTCGAGGAGGTACGCCCGGACCTGCCGTCCCTGACCGACGTGGTGTACATCGGTGAGTCGTCCTGGGACGACCTGGTGGCCGCCGGCAGCCGGGTCACCGACGAGGAGCTGGCCGAGCGCGGCAGGGGCCTGGGCCCCGACGACCCGATCAACATCCAGTACACCTCCGGCACGACGGGCTTCCCCAAGGGCGCGACCCTGAGCCATCACAACATCCTGAACAACGGGTACTTCGTCGGCGAGATGATCGGCTACACGGAGCAGGACCGCATCTGCATCCCGGTGCCCTTCTACCACTGCTTCGGCATGGTCATGGGCAACCTCGCAGCCACCTCCCACGGCGCCTGCATGGTCATCCCGGCCCCCTCCTTCGACCCGGTCGCCACCCTCGAGGCCGTCGCCCGGGAGCAGTGCACCTCGCTCTACGGCGTCCCGACGATGTTCATCGCCGAGCTGGACCTTCCCGACTTCGCCGACCACGACCTGAGCAGCCTGCGCACCGGGATCATGGCCGGGTCCACGTGCCCCGTGGAGGTCATGAAGCGTGTCGTCGCGGAGATGAACATGTCCGAGGTCGCCATCAGCTACGGCATGACCGAGACCTCCCCGGTCTCGACGATGACCCGGATGGACGACGACCTGACCCGACGCACCGAGACCGTCGGCCGCTCGATGCCGCACATCGAGACCAAGATCGTCGACCCGGTGACCGGTGTCCCACTCCCCCGCGGAGAGGCCGGTGAGCTGTGCACGCGCGGCTACAGCGTCATGCTCGGCTACTGGGAGCAGCCGGACAAGACCGCGGAGGCCGTCGACGCGGCCCGATGGATGCACACGGGCGACGTGGCGACCATGGACGAGCACGGCTACGTCACCATCGTCGGTCGGATCAAGGACCTCGTCATCCGCGGCGGGGAGAACATCTACCCGCGCGAGGTCGAGGAGTTCCTCTACACCCACCCGGCGATCGCCGACGTGCAGGTCGTCGGGGTCCCCGACGACACGTACGGCGAGGAGCTCATGGCGTGGGTGGTCCTCTCCCCCGGGACCGAGTCGCTCACCGCCGAGGAGGTGCGGGAGTTCGCGACCGGCAAGCTCGCCCACTACAAGATCCCGCGGTACGTGCACGTCACCGACCAGTTCCCGATGACCGTCACGGGCAAGGTCCGCAAGGTCGAGATGCGCGAGCGTGCGAACGAGATCCTCGGCCGGGGATAG
- a CDS encoding glycine C-acetyltransferase, which translates to MYGFKDELTATLQQIRDDGLWKDERELTSPQQAHITTTKTRALNFCANNYLGLADHPDVLAAATQSLQEWGFGMASVRFICGTQELHTRLEAALSDFLGTEDTILYSSCFDANGGVFEVLFGEEDAIISDALNHASLIDGIRLSKAARYRYANADMDDLRAQLEAAKGARRTVIVTDGVFSMDGYLAPLEQICDLADEYGAMVLVDDSHAVGFVGDGGRGTPEACGVMDRVDLLTGTLGKALGGASGGYVSGPAEVVALLRQRSRPYLFSNAVAPVVAAGSLKAIEIARSSTEARAALRRNTALFRELMTEAGFDLLPGEHPITPVMFPGEDGARQAGQVAEVMLEHGVYVIAFSYPVVPKGAARIRVQLSAAHSEEDVRTCVAAFVAAREQVLGGAG; encoded by the coding sequence ATGTACGGATTCAAGGACGAGCTGACCGCGACCCTGCAGCAGATCCGCGACGACGGGCTGTGGAAGGACGAGCGTGAGCTGACCAGCCCGCAGCAGGCGCACATCACCACCACCAAGACGCGGGCGCTGAACTTCTGCGCCAACAACTACCTCGGCCTCGCCGACCACCCCGATGTGCTCGCCGCGGCGACGCAGTCGCTGCAGGAGTGGGGCTTCGGCATGGCGAGCGTGCGCTTCATCTGCGGCACGCAGGAGCTGCACACGCGACTGGAGGCAGCGCTCTCGGACTTCCTCGGGACCGAGGACACGATCCTCTACTCCAGCTGCTTCGACGCCAACGGTGGCGTCTTCGAAGTGCTCTTCGGCGAGGAGGACGCGATCATCTCCGATGCCCTCAACCACGCCTCGCTCATCGACGGGATCCGGCTGAGCAAGGCGGCCCGCTACCGCTACGCCAACGCCGACATGGACGACCTGCGGGCCCAGCTGGAGGCGGCGAAGGGGGCGCGCCGCACCGTCATCGTCACCGACGGGGTCTTCTCCATGGACGGCTACCTCGCGCCGCTGGAGCAGATCTGCGACCTCGCGGACGAGTACGGCGCGATGGTGCTCGTCGACGACTCGCACGCCGTCGGGTTCGTCGGCGACGGCGGTCGGGGCACCCCGGAGGCGTGTGGCGTGATGGACCGCGTGGACCTGCTCACCGGCACCCTGGGCAAGGCCCTCGGCGGCGCCAGCGGCGGGTACGTCTCCGGACCGGCGGAGGTGGTCGCCCTGCTTCGCCAGCGCTCCCGGCCCTACCTCTTCTCCAACGCTGTCGCCCCCGTGGTGGCCGCCGGCTCGCTCAAGGCCATCGAGATCGCCCGGAGCTCCACGGAGGCCCGCGCGGCCCTGCGGCGCAACACCGCGCTCTTCCGGGAGCTGATGACCGAGGCCGGTTTCGACCTGCTCCCGGGGGAGCACCCGATCACGCCGGTCATGTTCCCCGGCGAGGACGGCGCCCGGCAGGCGGGGCAGGTCGCGGAGGTCATGCTCGAGCACGGCGTGTACGTCATCGCCTTCTCCTACCCGGTCGTACCCAAGGGCGCGGCCCGCATCCGGGTCCAGCTCTCGGCGGCGCACAGCGAGGAGGACGTGCGCACCTGCGTCGCTGCCTTCGTCGCGGCCCGCGAGCAGGTGCTCGGCGGGGCCGGCTGA
- a CDS encoding methyltransferase domain-containing protein — protein sequence MQCPHFDRGSCGSCALMGVPYDEQVRDLADELVERLGAFASPEVWQTPFVGPESGFRNKAKLAVGGSRQGPTFGILDGQFRGVDLRDCGLYEPALAQALPDLTAAVAELGLVPFDVTVRSGELKHLLVTTSPDGELMARFVLRSPGQLPRIRRGLASLRAAAPGLRVVSANIQPEHKAVLEGEEEIVLTEHDSLPMRLDDITFRLRPRSFFQTNSVVAAGLYRQARDWVAETDPACVLDLYCGVGGFALNAAMAKGAGSRRVEGVEVAPDAVASARAAAADLGVPAEFRVGDAGALEDVGAELVVVNPPRRGIGGRLCAALEAAAPAHVIYSSCNATSLARDLAELPGYRVERARLFDMFPQTRHHEVMVLLSRR from the coding sequence GTGCAGTGTCCCCACTTCGACCGCGGCTCGTGCGGTTCGTGCGCCCTGATGGGCGTGCCCTACGACGAACAGGTGCGCGATCTCGCCGACGAGCTCGTGGAGAGGCTGGGTGCATTCGCGTCACCCGAGGTGTGGCAGACCCCCTTCGTCGGGCCGGAGTCGGGCTTCCGCAACAAGGCCAAGCTGGCCGTGGGCGGCAGCCGGCAGGGCCCGACCTTCGGCATCCTCGATGGGCAGTTCCGTGGCGTGGACCTGCGCGACTGCGGGCTCTACGAACCCGCCCTCGCGCAGGCGCTGCCGGACCTGACCGCGGCCGTGGCCGAGCTGGGGCTGGTGCCCTTCGACGTGACGGTCCGATCCGGTGAGCTGAAGCACCTGCTCGTCACGACCAGCCCGGACGGGGAGCTGATGGCGCGCTTCGTGCTGCGCTCCCCCGGGCAGCTGCCGCGCATCCGGCGGGGACTGGCGTCCCTGCGGGCCGCGGCCCCGGGGCTGCGCGTGGTCTCCGCCAACATCCAGCCCGAGCACAAGGCCGTCCTCGAGGGCGAGGAGGAGATCGTGCTCACCGAGCACGACTCGTTGCCGATGCGGCTGGACGACATCACCTTCCGGCTGCGTCCGCGCAGCTTCTTCCAGACCAACAGCGTCGTCGCGGCCGGCCTCTACCGCCAGGCCCGCGACTGGGTGGCCGAGACCGACCCGGCATGCGTCCTCGATCTGTACTGCGGCGTCGGCGGCTTCGCGCTCAACGCCGCCATGGCGAAGGGGGCGGGCTCGCGCCGCGTCGAGGGGGTCGAGGTCGCGCCCGACGCCGTGGCGAGTGCCCGTGCCGCGGCTGCCGACCTGGGGGTGCCCGCCGAATTCCGCGTCGGTGATGCCGGTGCCCTCGAGGACGTCGGCGCGGAGCTGGTCGTCGTCAACCCACCGCGTCGGGGTATCGGGGGACGGTTGTGTGCCGCTCTCGAGGCGGCGGCACCGGCGCACGTCATCTACTCCAGCTGCAACGCCACGAGCCTGGCCCGTGACCTCGCCGAGCTGCCGGGGTACCGCGTCGAGCGGGCCCGGCTGTTCGACATGTTCCCCCAGACCCGCCACCACGAGGTCATGGTGCTGCTGTCGCGACGGTGA
- the tdh gene encoding L-threonine 3-dehydrogenase, producing the protein MRALVKPRPGPGLELVDVPEPTPGPDEVKIRVLRAGLCGTDLHLHGWDEWAAGAVPTTPQVIGHEFYGEVVEVGATVTGVAVGDRVSGEGHLVCGSCRNCRAGRRHLCINTVGIGVNRDGAFADYVVVPASNAWVHTDDIDPDLGAIFDPLGNAVHTTLSFPLAGEDVVITGAGPIGVMAAAIARHVGARYIAVTDLSDHRLTLAKGAGADLLVNAASSNLAEAMRELGMKEGFDVGLEMSGAPPAVADMLDNLNHGGRIAMLGLPKDPYPIDWSKVITHMVTIKGIYGREMYDTWYTMSAMLSTSPALRETVSSVITHRFPAQQWEDAFATAASGECGKVIMDWS; encoded by the coding sequence ATGCGAGCACTGGTCAAACCCCGACCCGGCCCCGGCCTCGAGCTGGTCGACGTCCCCGAACCCACCCCCGGCCCGGACGAGGTGAAGATCCGCGTCCTGCGCGCCGGCCTGTGCGGGACCGACCTCCACCTGCACGGCTGGGACGAGTGGGCGGCCGGTGCCGTGCCGACGACCCCGCAGGTCATCGGTCACGAGTTCTACGGCGAGGTCGTCGAGGTCGGGGCGACGGTGACCGGTGTCGCCGTCGGTGACCGGGTCTCCGGGGAGGGCCACCTCGTGTGCGGCTCGTGCCGCAACTGCCGCGCCGGCCGGCGCCACCTGTGCATCAACACGGTCGGGATCGGCGTCAACCGCGACGGCGCCTTCGCCGACTACGTCGTCGTCCCGGCCTCCAACGCCTGGGTGCACACCGACGACATCGATCCGGACCTCGGGGCGATCTTCGACCCGCTCGGCAACGCCGTGCACACCACGCTGTCCTTCCCGCTGGCCGGCGAGGACGTCGTCATCACCGGTGCCGGACCGATCGGCGTCATGGCTGCTGCCATCGCCCGGCACGTGGGCGCCCGGTACATCGCGGTCACCGACCTGTCCGACCACCGCCTGACGCTGGCGAAGGGGGCGGGAGCCGACCTCCTCGTCAACGCCGCCTCCTCGAACCTCGCCGAGGCCATGCGTGAGCTGGGCATGAAGGAGGGCTTCGACGTCGGGCTGGAGATGTCGGGCGCTCCCCCGGCCGTGGCCGACATGCTCGACAACCTCAACCACGGGGGCCGCATCGCCATGCTCGGCCTGCCGAAGGACCCCTACCCGATCGACTGGTCGAAGGTCATCACCCACATGGTCACGATCAAGGGGATCTACGGCCGCGAGATGTACGACACCTGGTACACGATGAGCGCGATGCTCTCCACCTCCCCCGCCCTGCGGGAGACGGTCTCGTCGGTCATCACCCACCGCTTCCCCGCACAGCAGTGGGAGGACGCGTTCGCCACCGCCGCCTCGGGAGAGTGCGGCAAGGTCATCATGGACTGGAGCTGA